In the Lates calcarifer isolate ASB-BC8 linkage group LG24, TLL_Latcal_v3, whole genome shotgun sequence genome, one interval contains:
- the fbxo15 gene encoding F-box only protein 15, with the protein MATSKEVTSRVRAARTSKRADKSSQNFMERLPSEILIKILSYLDASALFSISHVNKLFYQLASDNALWNKIYIAEFGKNKKSKPKSKNMDDELLLKMATVDLQDCAAGYWKWLFFKTVAACDMNKWKRHLGLINRHTGLPSQTERVLRNLHVTWELTVSDKSGREGTLELSWSHFCETSVSLCWSGGGWLPNYQQISTLQLYGVRRIALSCPGLKKPGWRSLMAKIDVQTLTKSVQVIGQDRLVELKLLQPGIIISTWKDQCSVAFIMFTLHFHKLVERSIQGSSVCPYVEPLVKPPFDDIDPEFGLHGYQLHIVLHNTACKLMSGSFSQLFCRKTQICDGLIQLNAISRTNLSQHTPLSGNITLPWKCEALQGNTENCCIMSLTLLDEFKKPFWCVSSPVSMKLEKTTVSYDYDGEHFLIHYLDSDGQVRMELVWMEEEKQFVVISLVVYVSVSNVNKYFGRDY; encoded by the exons ATGGCAACATCAAAAGAAGTTACTTCCAGAGTGCGGGCAGCGAGGACGTCCAAAAGAGCTGATAAATCATCTCAGAACTTTATGGAAAG ACTGCCATCTGAGATCCTGATTAAGATTCTGTCATACCTGGATGCCTCTGCTCTTTTCAGCATCAGCCATGTCAATAAGCTCTTCTACCAGCTTGCCAGTGATAA TGCCCTCTGGAACAAGATATATATTGCAGAGTTTGGGAAGAATAAAAAGTCCAAGCCCAAATCCAAGAACATGGATGATGAGCTGCTGCTAAAGATGGCCACAGTGGATCTGCAGGATTGCGCTGCTGGCTACTGGAAGTGGCTGTTCTTTAAGACTGTAGCTGCATGTGACATGAACAAGTGGAAGAGACATCTTGGACTCATCAACCGTCACACTGGGCTGCCCAGTCAAACAGAGCGGGTTCTCAG AAACTTGCACGTCACCTGGGAGCTGACGGTCTCTGATAAGTCAGGACGTGAGGGCACATTGGAGCTGAGCTGGTCTCACTTCTGTGAGacttctgtgtctctgtgctggagCGGAGGAGGCTGGTTGCCCAACTACCAGCAGATTTCCACCCTTCAACTCTACGGTGTCAGGAGGATAGCCCTCAGCTGTCCTGGCCTAAAGAA ACCTGGCTGGAGATCCCTCATGGCCAAGATAGACGTACAGACTTTAACTAAAAGCGTGCAGGTCATTGGTCAGGACAGACTGGTCGAACTGAAGCTGCTACAGCCTGGGATCATCATCAGTACCTGGAAG GACCAGTGCTCCGTTGCCTTCATCATGTTCACCCTCCACTTCCACAAGCTAGTGGAAAGAAGCATCCAGGGATCTTCTGTGTG ccccTACGTGGAGCCACTGGTCAAACCCCCTTTTGATGACATAGACCCCGAATTTGGTCTCCATGGTTACCAATTACACATTGTTCTCCACAACACTGCATGCAAGCTGATGTCCGGAAGCTTTTCCCAGCTCTTCTGCCGcaaaa CTCAGATCTGTGATGGACTGATCCAGCTGAATGCCATTAGCAGGACAAACCTGTCTCAGCACACACCTCTGTCAGGCAACATCACCCTACCCTGGAAGTGTGAGGCCCTGCAGGGCAATACAGAG AATTGCTGCATCATGAGTCTGACTCTGCTGGATGAATTCAAGAAACCCTTTTGGTGTGTCAGCTCTCCTGTTTCCATGAAGTTGGAAAAGACAACCGTCTCCTATGACTATGATGGTGAGCACTTCCTGATCCACTATCTGGACTCAGACGGTCAGGTAAGGATGGAACTTGTAtggatggaggaagagaagcagTTTGTCGTCATCAGTTTAGTCGTCTATGTGAGTGTTTCTAACGTCAACAAGTATTTCGGTAGAGATTACTGA
- the cbln2b gene encoding cerebellin-2b, which produces MVPARCPGPCAMLALALLLGCGVALCLGQNDTEPIVLEGKCLVVCDSNPSSDGAVTSSLGISVRSAGAKVAFSAVRGTNHEPSEMSNTSMTIYFDQVLVNIGNHFDLKASVFQAPRRGIYSFSFHVVKVYNRQTIQVNLMQNDYPVISAFAGDQDVTREAASNGVLLMVEREDRVYLKLERGTLMGGWKYSTFSGFLVFPL; this is translated from the exons ATGGTGCCAGCGCGCTGCCCGGGACCCTGTGCCATGCTGGCACTGGCCCTCCTCTTGGGATGCGGCGTGGCTCTATGCCTCGGCCAGAACGACACGGAGCCCATCGTGCTCGAAGGGAAGTGTCTCGTGGTGTGCGATTCGAACCCTTCTTCGGACGGAGCGGTCACCTCCTCGCTTGGCATATCAGTCCGCTCCGCTGGGGCAAAGGTGGCTTTTTCCGCCGTGCGTGGAACCAACCATGAGCCGTCAGAGATGAGCAACACGTCCATGACCATCTATTTTGACCAG GTTTTAGTGAACATCGGCAACCATTTCGATCTCAAAGCAAGTGTTTTCCAGGCTCCAAGGAGGGGGATTTATAGTTTCAGCTTTCACGTGGTAAAGGTCTACAACAGACAAACCATACAG GTGAACCTGATGCAGAATGATTATCCGGTTATATCAGCATTCGCCGGTGACCAGGACGTTACGAGAGAGGCGGCCAGCAACGGAGTACTGCTGATGGTCGAACGGGAGGACCGGGTCTATCTGAAGCTGGAACGGGGCACCCTAATGGGTGGATGGAAATACTCCACCTTCTCAGGCTTTCTAGTCTTTCCTCTATAA